A region of the Candidatus Bathyarchaeota archaeon genome:
ATAATTTGCCCCTCAAGCTCTACAACATTAATATATAGGGAAATATTTCATGTCAACTTCTCTAACTTCATTAAAATCACTATCGGTCGTTAATAGTAAAGCCTTCTCCTTAACGCTTAGGCCCATTGCAAAGCAGTCGGCGAGGGATAAAGCTCGCTTATATCGGCTTTTATAGATTCCTGCTTCTCTTGCATATTTTTCATCAGCTGGGACAACAACAATATTCGAGTTCAAAATTCTAAAGTACCATGTTTCGGCTGTTTCGCGGCCTATCTTCTCTATAGTCTTGTAGTATAACTCAGCTAGGTTGACAGCTGATAAGTAGGCTTTTGCTACACCTTCCGAAATCTCCTCGATATAGCTCCTTAGACGTTCATCTCCAAGAAGCATTAACATCAATGCGCCCGTGTCAAAGACATAAGCCTTCATAACTCCGCCTCTTCATCGTGCTCAGCCTCAAGCTCCCTGATCATGACCAGAAGATCCTCCTTATGCTCTCGACCAAGCCCATAGAGCGCCTTAATATCCATCAAAGGAACTATCAGCAACGAGCCACCCTGATCTATAATACGGACCTTGTCACCATCCTTAAGCCCATATTTACGCCTTACCTCACTCGGGATAGTCATTAAGCCCTTCTTCGAGATGGTCGCCAAGTAACTCATAGAATCACCAAGAAAAAATTAAAATTACTTAGAATTTATGCCTTATGCTAAGTATATCTTAAAGAGAACCAGAAGGGAAGCCGTATCTTCTTCCCTTCTCCTAGAACTCAATTCTCGGAATTTACATGAGCAGAGTTTGCAAAATTAAGATTATCGAAGTGTTTAGAAGCTATTACCCTTCTTGAAGTGTTTTCTTAAGTAAATAATCCTCTCCAACGGCCATAGCGAAATTTTAAGCCATCGAGCATGCAAAACGAGAATTTTAACCTTTCTCCGAAATTAAAGCGTCGCTAAAAATTGAAAGGGTTCAGTTTGGGGATCTAGCGAAAATCACTAAAAACAATATTCCATCAATTTTGAGTAGTGCGGGGGGTGGGATTCGAACCCACGAAGGCCTGAGCCACAGGATCTTGAGTCCCGCCCCTTTGGCCCCTCGGGAACCCCCGCCAAACGTGGTTAAATACAGAATAACCTTAAAACCTATCGCTTATAGGCCCTTCAATTACCGGATATACTCGATTTAAATATGGTCGAAACTGAATTCGAGATTTGATGAAGGTTGCTATAAGCCTGGGGGGGAGGCTTCTAACAAAGGAGGGTGGAGTAGAGCCTTACCTGAGGTACGCTGAGGTGGTAAGGGAGCTAAGGAGGAGGGGGCACCAGATGGTTGTGGTCTGCGGGGGAGGGAGGATAGCCAGGGAATATATCCATAAGGCTAGGGAGCTGGGGGCCTCCTCTAACCTCCAGGATCGTCTTGGGGTTCTGGCCACTCATATCAATGCCCTTCTGCTCATAGCGGCCCTGGGGGGAGATGCCTATCCCAGGGTTATCAGGAGATCCGATGATGTCAGGAGGCACTTCGGCGAGAGGGTTCTTGTAGGTGGGGGCCACCTTCCAGGTAGCAGTACCGATTATAGGACCGTCCTCTTCGCTAGGGCTATGGAAGCGGACCTGATTGTGAACGCCACGGACTATGGAGGGGTCTTCGACAAGGATCCGAGCAGATATCCAGATGCCAAGAGGTATGAGAGCCTAACCTTCGATGAGCTGGAGGGGATCATAAAGAGCAGGTTCCGGCAATCTCCAGGGGACTATGGCCTCTTCGACCTTAAGGCCACTAGGCTGGCTAAGAGGCTTGGGATCCCGGTGGTCTTCGTGGACGGGTCGGATCCGGAGGAGATAATCCGAGCTATTGAGGGTGGTCATAGAGGAACCTTGGTTCACCGCTGAAAAGCCATATGTCTAAGTTTTGATGCTAAAATGTGTTCGAGCATTTTGATTTATTGAGCCAAAATTATTTTAAACACGTCCGCCAGAATTGTTTGAATAAACAGAGAAAATATAAGTTTTGATCTTAAACCGATATCTAGCAAAATATACGACTTAACGATATCATATATTTCCCATGTTGATTTGAAAAGTGCCCGCAAACCCGTGGCCCGGCCGGAATTATCCCACAGGCGTAGGTGACTGATTCATATTTGACAATTTTGTGATACCCAGTAACATATATAACATCGTCCTTCAATCTAATGGGTATCTAAAGGGTAGAAAGGTGATGAGTAAGGAGTACTCGCCCCTCGACAGGTTCAGGTTTCAGAGGATGCTCGAGATGCTTGAGGGTAAAGAGGGGCGGGGAACCGAGCTGATCAGCGTGTATATCCCTCCTGGGAAGCAGGTGAGCGAGGTCATGGGGGACCTGAGGGAGGAGTGGGGTACCGCCAGCAACATAAAGTCCAAGACGACGAGGAAGAACGTTCAGGACGCCCTCGTGAGGGTTATGGAGCGCCTCAAGCTCTTCAAGCAGATCCCCGAGAACGGTCTTGTCATATTCGCGGGGACCATCGCCGGAGACCAGCAGGGGGTTGGGGAGATGGAGACCTACGTCCTTATACCACCCGAGCCCATCTCAACCTACTACTACCGCTGTGACCACAGGTTCATGCTTGATCCCCTATACGAGATACTGAGAAGCGAGGATGAGTATGGGATAATTGTTCTGGACTCTAAGGAGGCGACCTTCGCTAGGCTTAAGGGGAGCAGGGTCGAGGTGATCAGGGAGTTCAGCTCAGGTGTGCCTGGCAAGCATAGGGCTGGAGGGCAGAGCAGCAGGAGGTTCGAGAGGGTCAGGGAGATGCACCTCAACG
Encoded here:
- a CDS encoding AbrB/MazE/SpoVT family DNA-binding domain-containing protein, whose product is MSYLATISKKGLMTIPSEVRRKYGLKDGDKVRIIDQGGSLLIVPLMDIKALYGLGREHKEDLLVMIRELEAEHDEEAEL
- a CDS encoding type II toxin-antitoxin system VapC family toxin; amino-acid sequence: MKAYVFDTGALMLMLLGDERLRSYIEEISEGVAKAYLSAVNLAELYYKTIEKIGRETAETWYFRILNSNIVVVPADEKYAREAGIYKSRYKRALSLADCFAMGLSVKEKALLLTTDSDFNEVREVDMKYFPIY
- the pyrH gene encoding UMP kinase — translated: MKVAISLGGRLLTKEGGVEPYLRYAEVVRELRRRGHQMVVVCGGGRIAREYIHKARELGASSNLQDRLGVLATHINALLLIAALGGDAYPRVIRRSDDVRRHFGERVLVGGGHLPGSSTDYRTVLFARAMEADLIVNATDYGGVFDKDPSRYPDAKRYESLTFDELEGIIKSRFRQSPGDYGLFDLKATRLAKRLGIPVVFVDGSDPEEIIRAIEGGHRGTLVHR